The DNA sequence GTGCTGCCCTGCACCCGTCTCGGCGATGATGCGGCGCTTGCCCATGCGCCGGGCCAGCAGAATCTGACCCAGCGTGTTGTTGATCTTGTGCGCACCCGTGTGGTTCAGGTCCTCGCGCTTCAGATAGACGACCACGCCCCCTGCCGCGTCACCCAGGCGGCGCGCACGGTACAGTGGCGTCGGTCGTCCGACATAGTCCCGCAGGAGCTCATCGAGCTCCGCATGGAACGTCGCGTCCGCGACTGCCGCATCCCAGGCGGCCGTCAATTCGTCCAGCGCCGCGACGAGCGTCTCCGGAACGAAACGACCACCGAAGGCGCCGAACCGCGTCAGATCATCCGTCATCTCGAATCCTCACGCCGCGCGCTGCGGCGATGAATGCATGGATCTCTGCGTGCGACTTCCGACCGGGTACTTCCTCGACTCCGGAGCTTACATCGACGATAGCCGGCCTGAGCAGTGCGACGGCGGCGGCCACGTTGGCGGGCGTGAGGCCGCCGGCCACCACGAGGCGTGCACCGCTGGACACATCTTCCGCCGCGACCGCGCTCCAGTCGAAGCTCACACCTGCGCCCCCGTGCGCGCCCGGCGACCAGCCGTCCAGCACCAGCGCGTCGACCTCACGACCATACGTGCCGGCACCGTGCACGTAGTGCGCAGCATCCCTGACACGAAGGGCCTTCCACACCTCGCACCCCACAGCGTCCCTGATGCGGCGCACGATGTCGACCGGCTCATCGCCGTGCAGCTGCACCGCGTCCAGCGCGAGCGCCCGCGCCGCCGCGACCACCACGGCGGGCGCCGCATCCACGAACACACCGACGCGGCGCGCTTCAGCCGCATCGAAGATAACCGCGGCCTGCCCGACAGTCTGCGTACGGGTACGGCCCGGCGCGAGGATGACACCGACCCAATCCGCACCTGCGCTCGCGGCAGCGCGCGCGTCTTCCGCGCGACACACGCCGCAGATCTTCACTTCGACCATTACCGGTACCGTGCGCGCCGCGAGGTCATCGGCGAAACAGTCCGGACCGCCGTGCGGTGATCCATCGATGCCACTCTTCACCGAGGGTGCCGCGGAACAGATGAGAATTCACCGATGAGCGCGGCCGGATCCGCTGCACGCATCAGCGCTTCGCCCACGAGCACCGCGTCGACGCCCGACCCGGACAGACGCCGGACATCCCCTGCGGTGTGAATTCCACTCTCGCCCACGAGTATCACGTCGGGCGGGAGGTACCGTGCCAACCGCTCCGTGACCGCGAGGTCCGTGGTGAACGTCGCCAGATCCCGGTTGTTCACGCCGACGATGCGCGCCCCCGCCTTCAGCGCCCGCTCCGTCTCCTCCTCATCGTGCACCTCCACCAGGGCCCCAAGCTCGAGCTCCTGCGCAAGCGCGTGGAAGTCCGTGAGCTCGACATCATCCAGGACGCGCGCGATCAGCAGCACCGCCGACGCGCCTGCTGCCCGCGCCTCGTACACCTGCACCGCATCGATCGTGAAGTCCTTTCGCAGCAGCGGAACTGCCACCGTGTCCGACACCGCCTCGAGATCCGACAGCGACCCGCCGAAGAAATCCCGGTCCGTCAGGACGCTGATGGCCGCGGCCCCGCCATCGGCATACTCCTGCGCCACTCCCACTGCGGGCGCGTCTGTCCGGATCTCGCCCGACGACGGTGAACGGCGCTTCACCTCCGCGATCACCCCTA is a window from the Longimicrobiales bacterium genome containing:
- a CDS encoding pyridoxal-phosphate dependent enzyme, whose amino-acid sequence is MTDDLTRFGAFGGRFVPETLVAALDELTAAWDAAVADATFHAELDELLRDYVGRPTPLYRARRLGDAAGGVVVYLKREDLNHTGAHKINNTLGQILLARRMGKRRIIAETGAGQH
- the trpC gene encoding indole-3-glycerol phosphate synthase TrpC; amino-acid sequence: MLRQIVEVKQREVAALRPDADGLRRRAESRAPAAGFEEALRARTTVGVIAEVKRRSPSSGEIRTDAPAVGVAQEYADGGAAAISVLTDRDFFGGSLSDLEAVSDTVAVPLLRKDFTIDAVQVYEARAAGASAVLLIARVLDDVELTDFHALAQELELGALVEVHDEEETERALKAGARIVGVNNRDLATFTTDLAVTERLARYLPPDVILVGESGIHTAGDVRRLSGSGVDAVLVGEALMRAADPAALIGEFSSVPRHPR
- a CDS encoding phosphoribosylanthranilate isomerase, which gives rise to MKSGIDGSPHGGPDCFADDLAARTVPVMVEVKICGVCRAEDARAAASAGADWVGVILAPGRTRTQTVGQAAVIFDAAEARRVGVFVDAAPAVVVAAARALALDAVQLHGDEPVDIVRRIRDAVGCEVWKALRVRDAAHYVHGAGTYGREVDALVLDGWSPGAHGGAGVSFDWSAVAAEDVSSGARLVVAGGLTPANVAAAVALLRPAIVDVSSGVEEVPGRKSHAEIHAFIAAARGVRIRDDG